A genomic segment from Glycine soja cultivar W05 chromosome 20, ASM419377v2, whole genome shotgun sequence encodes:
- the LOC114403823 gene encoding DNA-directed RNA polymerases II, IV and V subunit 6A: MADEDYEDIDMGYEDEPPEPEIEEGAEEDVENKNDEITGEPIDTEDKEEEQPVKRPRKTSKYMTKYERARILGTRALQISMNAPVMVELEGETDPLEIAMKELRERKIPFTIRRYLPDGSYEDWGVDELIVEDSWKRQVGGD; encoded by the exons ATGGCTGACGAGGACTATGAAGATATTGACATGGG GTACGAAGATGAACCGCCAGAGCCCGAGATTGAG GAAGGTGCAGAGGAAGATGTGGAGAACAAAAACGATGAAATAACTGGAGAGCCTATTGACACCGAGGATAAGGAAGAGGAACAACCAGTGAAGCGGCCTCGAAAGACATCGAAATATATGACTAAGTATGAGCGTGCTAGAATTTTGGGCACCCGTGCTCTTCAAATCAG TATGAATGCACCTGTCATGGTCGAGTTGGAGGGGGAAACTGACCCACTCGAG ATTGCTATGAAGGAGCTTCGAGAGCGGAAAATACCCTTTACAATTCGGCGCTACTTGCCTGATGGAAG CTATGAAGATTGGGGAGTTGATGAACTGATTGTGGAAGACTCCTGGAAGAGGCAAGTGGGtggtgattga